The DNA region TAGAAAACATCGCTGTCCGGTCGAATGGTGACCTCCTCATTACCGAGCTCCTTCCGAAACCCATTCTCTACACCATCGTAAATCCTGCCAGCTCAGCTCCACAGGTCCGCCTACTCCGTGACTTTTCTGCCAAAGAACCCCCTGTAGAAGGCTTGACAGGCATCGCCGAAACATTGCATGACGTGTTCGTCTTTGTCGGTGGCAGCACGACAAATCTTTCATTCCATGCTTGGAGCGTCAACTTCACTTCCGCAGCCCACAATCCCTCAACAACTACCGGTCCTATTATCAAGAAGATTGCCGAGCTCAAAGATGTCAAGCTTCCTAACGGCGTTGCCACCCTTCCCGGCTCCCCGTCTTCCGTGTTGATTGCAGACTCTTTGGCCGGTCTGGCCTGGCGCCTGGACATTCTGACAGGAAAGTCCATCGTCGCTGCACAGACTGTTGAGATGGGGGCTCCCTCAAACGAGACGGACCCCCGCAAGAGAGTTGGCATCAACGGCATCAAAGTGCATGGTGGATTTCTGTAtttcagcaacagcaactcAAGATCCGTCTACAGGGTCAAGATCAGGAAAGACGGCACACGAGACCCCAGCGCCCATGCGCAGTTAGTTGGCCGCTTACCGGAGAACGTGTCGTTCCTGGATGATTTTGCAGTTACCAGTCatggtggaaaaggggcaacTGTATTTGGGACAACCTCTTCTGACAATCGGCTGTGGGCATTTGTGCAGGGGAAGAGTCCGGTGGTTGTTGCCGGCGAACTGGACAAGTTGACATTGGCGGGCTCGACAGCAGCCTCGTTCGGGAGAGGGAAACGTGATAGAGACATCCTGTATGTAGTCACATcgggaggggtggggaagCCATTGAATGGAAGTCTGACAGAAGGGGGAAAGGTCGCGGCGGTAGACTTGAGGACCTTTTGTCCATCCATTATGATCGGGTAGAGtaaccagcaccaccactgctCAGCGGCTTTGTGGGTTGATGCATCTGCCATTGTTGGAGACGTCAAAGAGGCCACTGCCTGAATAGGTAGACTGCCTACCAGCTTGCAAGAACTTATCACCAAGCATAAAATGAACCAGATTAGGACTCAACAGCAGTATGACTGCTCTTCATTAGGTACTCCAAAACGCTAGGGgtataaaattttaaaacTAATCACAATCAAAACCAGAAAACCCAAACCAGTCATTACTCAAACCCGTTTCTTCCGCCGGCTTCCCCTCTCATCATTGCGTTTTGTCTATGGGTCTCTTGACAAACACGCTGCGCTCCCACCCGTCGATTTCATCATACAGCGTCACTCTGTCGAGCTCATAGCCGCCAATTTTGGGCAAAATCTTGGCCCAGATGACCCAGTACACCCCACCAGCAATAATGATGCCAAAGCCGACAACACAGTGAAGCCAGTATGGCAACTCGTCGTAGATGTTCTGACCATCCTCGGGGGGTACAAATGGCGCAATGACAAGGTAAATGTTGctgaggaaaaagaagatgACAACGGGCAGAGTGGCCGAGATAGGAGGGTTCCAGTTCCACGCCTTCCGGTTGAGGTAGAGGTAGATCAGGCCAAGAGCGACAAaagtgttgatgatggccaaGGGGTACgagatgaggttgagaatgAAGTTGTAGGCATcgccgggaggaggggcaagcatgatgatgaccgAGACGGCCCAGTGCTCAAACAGACCCGCGGTGGGGGCGTTGAAAGGTCTGTTGCTGGCCCAGAAGCGGGAGTAGGGAAGGATACCCTCACGGCCGAGCTCCTGAACCAGACGCCCCTGAGAAAAGATGACAGACAGAACATTGCCAAAGGCAGACAAGGCAACAAAGACGGAAAGGGCGCGCTCGGCAGTACCGCCAAAAACATTTCTGAAGAGCGAAGCAGCCACCAGGCGCTGGGCAGCGAGAATCTCGTCCTTGGGGACGGCGGCGAAGTAGGCAATGTTGACAAACATGTAGAGGACTGAGATGACGCCGATGGCCAGAGGAGCGGCGATCTTGAGGGTGCGGACTGGGTTCTTGGTCTCGGAGAGGGCGTAGTTGGCGTTGCTGTAGCCGATGTAACTCCAGATGACGTTGTAGAGGGCCGTCACAACACCATAGGCAGATCCAGTGGTGCCCTCAAACGCATCCCTGAAGTTGTGGGGCTTCTCGTCTTCAGGAAGCTTGACATGGCCGGCGAGAGCGACCCAGCCGGcaacgacgatgatgaggatgatgatgaccttgatggtgccgaggaggttttgCAGGCGGATCCCCCACTTGACGCTGGTGGCGTGGATCaggaaggcggtggtgatgcaaGCCAACCCGATGCCGCGCTGGTTCCACCGATCGACTTCGACGCCGGCAGCATGGAGAATGTACTcgctgagaaggagaaggttAGTCAGTTTCAAGTGCTCACATCCCATCTTGCCAGGCGGGAGAGGTGGACATACCCAAAGACGACCGAGTTACCGCTGGCCCAACCAA from Podospora pseudopauciseta strain CBS 411.78 chromosome 6, whole genome shotgun sequence includes:
- a CDS encoding hypothetical protein (EggNog:ENOG503P5TF), which translates into the protein MKLRHLGLVCACVRLISGHRLEKPAPLPLATRIVTQFPNPTWIENIAVRSNGDLLITELLPKPILYTIVNPASSAPQVRLLRDFSAKEPPVEGLTGIAETLHDVFVFVGGSTTNLSFHAWSVNFTSAAHNPSTTTGPIIKKIAELKDVKLPNGVATLPGSPSSVLIADSLAGLAWRLDILTGKSIVAAQTVEMGAPSNETDPRKRVGINGIKVHGGFLYFSNSNSRSVYRVKIRKDGTRDPSAHAQLVGRLPENVSFLDDFAVTSHGGKGATVFGTTSSDNRLWAFVQGKSPVVVAGELDKLTLAGSTAASFGRGKRDRDILYVVTSGGVGKPLNGSLTEGGKVAAVDLRTFCPSIMIG
- the MUP1 gene encoding methionine permease (EggNog:ENOG503NVPN; COG:E), which produces MSKFTGSAPEGDSHDFKEPGTLANSEGGSEVGQLQRASEAKRQIGIVSAVFLIVNRVIGTGIFATPGSILKLSGSVGLSLFIWVAGMLIALAGTAVYLEFGTAIPKNGGEKNYLEYVFRKPKFLTTGLYTGYVVLLGWASGNSVVFGEYILHAAGVEVDRWNQRGIGLACITTAFLIHATSVKWGIRLQNLLGTIKVIIILIIVVAGWVALAGHVKLPEDEKPHNFRDAFEGTTGSAYGVVTALYNVIWSYIGYSNANYALSETKNPVRTLKIAAPLAIGVISVLYMFVNIAYFAAVPKDEILAAQRLVAASLFRNVFGGTAERALSVFVALSAFGNVLSVIFSQGRLVQELGREGILPYSRFWASNRPFNAPTAGLFEHWAVSVIIMLAPPPGDAYNFILNLISYPLAIINTFVALGLIYLYLNRKAWNWNPPISATLPVVIFFFLSNIYLVIAPFVPPEDGQNIYDELPYWLHCVVGFGIIIAGGVYWVIWAKILPKIGGYELDRVTLYDEIDGWERSVFVKRPIDKTQ